A stretch of DNA from Thermanaerosceptrum fracticalcis:
GCTAATCTCACCTTTATTCGCGCAGCAAAATAGGCAGCGGGATGCTGCCTATTTTTCTCTGCCGTGCTGCAGTTTATAACTAAAAGCTTCCATATCATCACCGGGCGCTACATTCACGCGTCTAATCTCCAGTAGTGAATCACCGTACCTGTTAAGGCCGTTTTTAATGGTGAGGTGCATCTTATACCCTGCCTTCTTGGCCAATTCCTGCACCTTATGATTATAGGCTCCATAAGGATAGGCCAAAGCGAAGACCTCTTTTCCCAGCTTTTCTTCAAGAATCGCTTTAGCTTTCTTTAAATCACAGAAAACCCGTTCCTCATACTCTTTATCCGTTTCCAGCCTGTGATCTTCCTCACTGAAAACCTTCGAGACCAGCATGGGGGCAGTATATTTTTTATTTGCGTCCACATAAAGGTAGTGATGATGGTTAAAGGTATGAGACTGGAAATCCACCAGACCACTGGCCTGCATCTCTTTTACCTGCTTCCAGCTTAAAAAGGTGGTTTTCTCCGGGTTAAACCCGGTCGGATTTTCTTCTTTGACAAAACTAACGATTAAATTGATCGTAGCCTTGATGTTATATTTCTTGAGTATGGGAAAGGCGTAAACATAATTGCTCTCATAACCATCATCCATGGTAATAACAACGGTTTTGGGCGGAAGAGGCTTGCCTTTTTCCATAGCTTCACAAAGTTCCCGCAGGAAAATGACATTGTAACGGTTCTCTTTCAGGTATTTCATCTGCCGTTCAAAACGGGCAGGAGCCAGGATCACATTGTTATAAGCTATATTGAGGCCAGGAGGTGCGAAATGATGGTACATGAGGACAGGAACAGCAAAGCTCCTGGCAGGGACATTGGCCTTGGCCAGGATAACCTTGCTGTTGTTAAGATAGGCCAAAACAAGGAAAACTACAAGGGTTAAACCGATGGCAAACCTTCTTTCTGGTAACACTCTCTCAACCTCTC
This window harbors:
- a CDS encoding polysaccharide deacetylase family protein encodes the protein MLPERRFAIGLTLVVFLVLAYLNNSKVILAKANVPARSFAVPVLMYHHFAPPGLNIAYNNVILAPARFERQMKYLKENRYNVIFLRELCEAMEKGKPLPPKTVVITMDDGYESNYVYAFPILKKYNIKATINLIVSFVKEENPTGFNPEKTTFLSWKQVKEMQASGLVDFQSHTFNHHHYLYVDANKKYTAPMLVSKVFSEEDHRLETDKEYEERVFCDLKKAKAILEEKLGKEVFALAYPYGAYNHKVQELAKKAGYKMHLTIKNGLNRYGDSLLEIRRVNVAPGDDMEAFSYKLQHGREK